GCTCGGCGACGTGTCGGCCTACATCCCCACCAACGTGATCTCGATCACCGACGGCCAGCTCTTCTTGGAGACCGACCTGTTCAACGCCGGCATTCGCCCGGCCATCAACGTCGGCATCAGCGTCAGCCGGGTGGGCGGTGATGCGCAAACCCGCGCCATGAAGCAGGTGGCCAGCCGGCTCAAACTCGACCTGGCGCAGTTCCGCGAGCTGCAAGCGTTTGCCACCTTCGGCAGCGATGTGGACAAGACCACGTTGCAATTGCTGGAGCGCGGTCGGCGCATGACCGAGTTGCTCAAGCAAAAGCAATACGAGCCGCGCCCGCTGTGGGCGCAGGTGGTGGCGATCTTCGCCGGCACCAACGGCTACCTCGACAAGATCCCCGTCAACCGCATCCAGGACTGGGAGCAGCAGTTCATCAAGTACATCGAGATGAGCTATCCCGACCTGGTGAACGGCATCATGACGGAGAAGCGCATCAGCGACGAGAACATCGCCAAGCTGCGCAGCGCGATCGAGGCGTTCAACCGGACCTTCAGCTAAGAATCAAGCAGCAAGACACAAGAGCCGAGATGGCTCAAGCTCTTGGCTCTTGTATCTTTTAACATGGCCACAGCACGAGAAATCAAGCGGCGCATTCGCAGCGTCAAGAATGTCCGGCAGATCACCAAAGCGCTGGAGAGTGTGGCGGCCGGTCGCGTGCGGCGCGCGCAGCAGATGGTCGAAGCCACGCGCCCGTATTCGCAGCGCGCGCGCGACTTGCTTGCCAGCGTTGCGTCGCTCGCCGGCGGCGAGACCAAGCATCCGCTGCTCACCAACCGCGAGCAGGTCAACGGCGCCGCCATCATCCTGATCTCCGGCGATCGCGGCCTGGCCGGCGCGTTCAACAGCAACGTCTCCCGCGCTGCGTTCAACTTCGCGCGCGACTACGGCAAGCCGGTGCGCTATATCACCATCGGTAAGAAGGGACGCGACTTCATCTATCGCCGCGGCGGCAAGATCGCCGCCGACTTCTCCGGCATGCCGGCGCGCCCGACGCTGCTGGACACCACGCCGGCAACGCGCGCCGCGATTGACGACTTCCTCACCGGCGTGGTGGACGAGGTGTATCTGATTTACACCGAGTTCATCAGCGCGACGCAGCAAAAGCCGGTCATCAAGCGGCTTCTGCCCCTGGCGCCCGAGGCGATCGCGCCGGACCAAGCTCACGCCGGGCCGCGCCCGGCCTATGAATTCGAGCCCGGGCCGGCGGAGATCCTGAACACGCTGCTCCCACGCTTGACCGAAATGCAGGTATATCAGGCCGTGCTTGAGTCGCTGGCCAGCTTCTATACCGCGCAGCGCATCGCCATGCGCAACGCCACCGATAACGCATCCGACCTGATCGTCGCCTATACGCTGAGCTACAACAAAGCGCGCCAGGCCGGCATTACCAACGAGCTGCTCGACATCGCCGGCGGCGCGGAGGCGCTGCGCCAAGCCATGCAGGAGGCGGCTAAGGCCTAATCTGGTCGTTTGAAAGTCGTCATGCCGGCATAGGCTGCTGACCCGCTTGATTGCGCTATGCTTGTAGCTTGCGCATCATGGATCTCGTGCAAGCTACGCCTGCACCGGCAAAGTCAACGAAGACAATCGGCATCGCTGTGCGAACGGCGCGCTATGTCCCGCTCATCGCGGCGATGGCCATCTTTCTTGCCTTCTCGCTGCACCAATTGCATCTGCCCGGCTTGTACTACGACGAGGCGCTCGATCTGGCGCCGATGTTGGATCTGATGCAAGGCCGGCAGCCGGAGCTGCTACGCGGCATCGGCATTGGCCACTTCCCGGTCATGCTGCTCGATTACATGGGCAGCCTGGGCGGCTACATCACGCTGCCCTTCATGGGGTTGTTGGGGCCGGGCTACGTGGCGGCGCGCGCGCAGCCCATTTTCTTCTCCTGCGTCACAATCGTGCTGGCTTGGATGTTGGCGCGCCGCTGGTTCGGCTATGGTGTTGCATCGGTGACTGTGCTATTGCTGGCAGTGAACCCCTCCTTCATCTGGTTCAGCCGGCAGGGCATCAGTGTGACAAGTGTGATGACCGTGTTCTCGATCGGCTCGCTGTTGTTGCTCGACGAGGTGGTTCGCACAGAGAGCCAGTCGTCCAGTGCCAAAGGTCGAGCCTTGGCTTTGGCCGCCGGCGTGCTGATCGGCCTGGGGCTGTGGGCCAAATTGCTGTTCCTGCGCTGGGTGATCGTGTTGATCGTCATCGGCGCGGTGTTCTTGTTCACGCGCAGCCGTGAAGCGCGACGCACCCAGAGCCAGCGCGAACACCTGATCGCGCTCGCGCCGGCGCTGCTGTGTGCACTGGCCGGCGTGCTGCTCGGCGCGCTGCCGCTGATCTACTACAACCTGGCCGGCCTGATCCGCGATGGTCAGGCTTGGACGGTCACGCTCCTGCTCGATTCGCTCACGCGCCCCACGCAGCAGTTCGGCGTGAACAACCTGGATTTCCTACACAATATTCAGAAGGCCGTTGACGACGCGCGCGTATTCGTGGACGGCAGCTACTTCTGGTACAACGGCGTGCCGTTCAGCAACGTCTATGCCGTGCCGTCGCTGATCCTCAGCGCAACCGTCGGCGGAGCCCTGGCGATCATCCGCGGGCGCGGGCTGGGCGAGCTGCCACCGGCGCAGCAGGGTCGGCGCGACGAAGCGCGCCGGTTCTTCGCGATCCTGGCGAGCATGGCTACCCTGGTTGTGCTGGGCGCGTTCACCGTCTCCGGCCTGTGGTCCACCCATCAGTTCATCATGTTGCCCCTGCCGCAGTTGATGGTGGCCTGCGCGGCGATGTGGTTGGCGGAGTTCGTCACAGGCTTCGTGACACGGGGACACGAGGACACGGGGACACGGAGACAAGGGGACACGGAGACAAAGAGAAATCGCCTGGTCGCCTTGTCGTCCCTTCTCCTTGTCTCTCTGCTTCTGGCGCTGCCTGTCAGCCGAGACGTGTGGGTGAACGAGCAGCACCACGCGACCCTGGCGCGCACCGGCGGCTCGGGGCGCTTCTCGGACGCAATCTACAAGCTGGCCGACTGGCTCGATGCCAATGGCGTGCACGAGCCGGTTGCGCTGGACTGGGGCATCGAGAAGAACCTGCGCGTGTTGACGGCAGATCGTGTGCGCCCGGTAGAGATTTTCGGTTTCTCGGAGCAGGCCGACGAAGGCTTCCGCCGACGCGCCGCCGAGATGCTGCAGGACCCCGACCGGCGCTACATCGTGCTCTGGGAACGATTTGCCGTTTATAATCGCCGAAAAGACTTCACCGAAATCGCGAATCGGATGGGCCGGCAGGTCGTCGAAACCTTCATCGCACACGAGAAGAGTGGCCTGCCCGTGTATGTCGTGCTAGAGGCCAGATAACGAGAAGCGATCGAAACATTAAGCGGAGCAAAGAGCATGTCGAAACAGAACGGAAGCGGCAACGGAACGGTTATCGGCAAGGTGATTGCCATTCGCGGTGGCGTGGTAGACGTTAAGTTCCCGCCGGAGCATCTTCCTGAGATTTACGACGCCCTCGAAATCGAACGCCCCGAAGGGCGACTGGTGCTGGAAGTGCAACAGCACTTAGGTGATGACGTGGTGCGCACGGTAGCGATGGACACGACCGACGGCCTGCGCCGCGGTGAGACCGCGCGCGCCTTGGGCGGGCCGATCAGTGTGCCCGTCGGCCCGGCTACCCTGGGGCGCATCTTTAACGTGCTGGGCGACCCGATTGACGGCCGGCCTGCGCCGCAAGCCGAGCTGAAATATCCGATCCACCGCCCCCCGCCTTCGTTCGAGGAGCAGAAGGGGTCGGTCGAGATGCTGGAGACCGGCATCAAGGTGATTGACCTGATTGCGCCGTTCACCAAAGGCGGCAAGACGGGCATCTTCGGCGGCGCCGGCGTGGGCAAGACGGTGACCATCCAGGAGTTGATCAACTCCATCGCCAAGTTCCACAACGGTTACTCGGTGTTTGCCGGCGTGGGCGAGCGCACCCGCGAGGGCACCCAGCTCTACAAAGAGATGAACGAGGCCGGTGTGATTGACTCGCTGGTGATGGTGTTCGGCCAGATGAACGAGCCGGCCGGCGTGCGCCTCCGCGTCGCCCTCACCGGCCTGACCATGGCCGAATACTTCCGTGACGAAGGCCGCGACGTGCTGCTGTTCATTGACAACATCTTCCGCTTCGTGATGAGCGGGTCGGAAGTATCGGCACTGCTCGGCCGGATGCCCTCGGCGGTCGGCTACCAGCCGACGCTGGCGACCGAGATGGGCCAGTTGCAAGAGCGCATCACGTCCACCAAGCGCGGCTCGATCACCTCGATGCAGGCGGTCTACGTGCCCGCCGACGACTACTCCGACCCGGCGCCGGTGGCGACCTTCGCCCACCTGGACGCCACGGTCAACCTAGAGCGCTCCATCGCCGAGAAGGGCATCTTCCCGGCCGTGGATCCGCTGGCCAGCACCAGCCGCATCCTCGACCCCAACATCGTCGGGCCGGATCACTATCGCGTGGCGCGCGAGGTGCAGCGCACGTTGCAGCGCTACAAGGACTTGCAGGACATCATCGCCATCCTGGGCGTAGAC
The window above is part of the Candidatus Roseilinea sp. genome. Proteins encoded here:
- the atpG gene encoding ATP synthase gamma chain; the protein is MATAREIKRRIRSVKNVRQITKALESVAAGRVRRAQQMVEATRPYSQRARDLLASVASLAGGETKHPLLTNREQVNGAAIILISGDRGLAGAFNSNVSRAAFNFARDYGKPVRYITIGKKGRDFIYRRGGKIAADFSGMPARPTLLDTTPATRAAIDDFLTGVVDEVYLIYTEFISATQQKPVIKRLLPLAPEAIAPDQAHAGPRPAYEFEPGPAEILNTLLPRLTEMQVYQAVLESLASFYTAQRIAMRNATDNASDLIVAYTLSYNKARQAGITNELLDIAGGAEALRQAMQEAAKA
- the atpD gene encoding ATP synthase subunit beta, which encodes MSKQNGSGNGTVIGKVIAIRGGVVDVKFPPEHLPEIYDALEIERPEGRLVLEVQQHLGDDVVRTVAMDTTDGLRRGETARALGGPISVPVGPATLGRIFNVLGDPIDGRPAPQAELKYPIHRPPPSFEEQKGSVEMLETGIKVIDLIAPFTKGGKTGIFGGAGVGKTVTIQELINSIAKFHNGYSVFAGVGERTREGTQLYKEMNEAGVIDSLVMVFGQMNEPAGVRLRVALTGLTMAEYFRDEGRDVLLFIDNIFRFVMSGSEVSALLGRMPSAVGYQPTLATEMGQLQERITSTKRGSITSMQAVYVPADDYSDPAPVATFAHLDATVNLERSIAEKGIFPAVDPLASTSRILDPNIVGPDHYRVAREVQRTLQRYKDLQDIIAILGVDELSEDDKILVARARKIERFFSQPMFVAKAFTGRDGRYVKIKDTVDGFDRILKGELDEVPESFFLMKGTIDEVWEEYEKARAEQN